In Coccidioides posadasii str. Silveira chromosome 4, complete sequence, one genomic interval encodes:
- a CDS encoding uncharacterized protein (EggNog:ENOG410PU4B~COG:S~BUSCO:6656at33183): MGRVSNGSIKLPTSDLMPVKIRGKKKRPRKQFEGVEVDGDRSTQETDPSRESSVFFEKRGPRKKRKDKNTTSKPRESKSSIGQLSLLELLPVELIQQIFIECLELNLPRASPHLADVLSTSWVYSGLIMLAFWNDPAREDDDSQDTIRRMFRPFRYIPMDNLERQLFQLSVLSCRWCTQERIEALIRRMTKLSLHRWISISKHRVTSHFDFDAMAESIERGHGTVHHLRYLQNVPLPFTPSLEINNLETLSLLPLQFPISVLAFPDKVLCGSPWTESKVRFLEFLRQYVMIAENRLEFWLKFASRESIQEGIHSAISEHNLRALRDILALDDSCYQSHDNRLHQVLKPYLLPEEYFIIASRQGEYATAILRLLVRAAPLSVPSDDPELTEWAIKSQNKQNVFGSWLIQYMRDVPVIAKSEDTVFSEGCPQPTLPLYGWDYKAVFGVRRLSWTAELLETVYKK, translated from the coding sequence atGGGCCGGGTATCAAATGGCAGTATCAAACTCCCAACGTCAGATCTTATGCCTGTTAAGATTCGtgggaagaagaaaagaccAAGGAAGCAGTTCGAGGGCGTGGAGGTAGACGGGGATCGATCAACCCAAGAAACGGATCCCAGTCGCGAATCATCGGTTTTTTTTGAGAAAAGAGGTCCAAGGAAGAAGCGAAAGGATAAAAATACAACCTCCAAACCCCGGGAATCAAAATCTTCAATAGGGCAACTCTCCCTACTCGAATTGCTTCCTGTTGAACTAATTCAACAGATATTTATAGAATGCCTGGAGCTCAACCTGCCCCGCGCGTCACCCCACCTGGCGGACGTTTTGTCCACAAGCTGGGTGTATAGTGGGTTGATCATGCTGGCGTTCTGGAATGATCCGGCGCGAGAAGACGACGATTCACAAGACACCATAAGAAGAATGTTTCGACCGTTCCGATATATCCCGATGGACAATCTCGAGCGTCAGCTATTCCAGCTGTCAGTTCTTAGCTGCCGATGGTGCACGCAGGAACGCATTGAAGCTTTGATTAGGAGGATGACCAAACTGTCGTTACATCGATGGATTTCCATTTCAAAGCACAGAGTGACATCCCACTTCGATTTCGATGCCATGGCAGAATCGATTGAACGCGGCCATGGCACTGTACACCATCTACGGTACCTTCAAAATGTCCCTCTCCCGTTTACCCCCTCTCTCGAAATCAATAACCTTGAGACTTTGAGTCTACTTCCTCTTCAATTTCCAATATCGGTGCTAGCATTCCCTGATAAGGTCCTGTGTGGGAGTCCATGGACGGAATCAAAGGTCCGATTCTTAGAATTTCTTCGGCAATACGTCATGATCGCGGAGAATAGGTTGGAGTTCTGGCTCAAGTTTGCTTCCCGAGAATCAATACAAGAGGGAATCCATTCCGCTATTTCGGAACATAACCTTCGCGCATTGCGTGATATATTAGCGTTGGATGATTCTTGTTACCAGTCTCATGACAACAGGCTGCACCAAGTTCTTAAACCCTATCTCCTGCCGGAAGAATATTTTATAATAGCTTCGCGCCAGGGGGAGTATGCTACGGCTATCCTGAGGCTTCTTGTTCGCGCAGCGCCATTATCAGTTCCGTCGGATGACCCTGAACTCACCGAATGGGCGATAAAGTCACAGAATAAACAGAACGTATTTGGAAGTTGGCTAATACAGTATATGAGGGACGTTCCGGTCATCGCCAAATCTGAAGATACGGTCTTCAGTGAAGGCTGTCCCCAGCCGACTCTGCCACTTTACGGCTGGGATTACAAGGCTGTGTTTGGCGTTAGGCGGCTAAGTTGGACTGCTGAGTTGCTGGAAACAGTATATAAAAAGTGA
- a CDS encoding uncharacterized protein (EggNog:ENOG410PTC3~COG:S~BUSCO:9096at33183), producing MSSPTDARAPIERLPVELIHKIFFLSLEFNFPRASAHIAAALSNEVIYTWLIRVAFSSANPSSSSGVLVHPFLPAHYFSLDANQKTELQTEILRCQWCTASLMRKCQREYVEHIIRQKCSDLIISPQDRARLDNLDPYWETMDRYSNATHGKRGKGDLIVSARHPDTGEHLKVAIWFNFGSVQIRERSPVFHETDLFRLPCCSTTHPCRMPDHLLRSPWTEEKLELLSLLSNEAYIDEDGKFERSKGILRQLVIDRDFETFRRLLELHIRVKIYLYPLRWPVRSNIFRVAARCAQPENIHNDPFLRLLFTEHRGEIPQTDHSIWKLVEKFDKS from the coding sequence ATGTCTTCACCTACCGATGCCCGCGCGCCCATAGAAAGGCTTCCAGTCGAGTTGATCCATAAGATTTTCTTCCTTAGCCTAGAATTCAACTTCCCTCGAGCGTCGGCACATATCGCAGCTGCACTCTCCAACGAGGTCATATATACCTGGCTAATCCGGGTCGCGTTCAGCAGCGCCAATCCCTCGTCTAGCAGCGGTGTGCTCGTCCATCCATTCCTACCAGCACACTACTTCTCCCTTGATGCGAACCAAAAAACCGAGCTGCAGACGGAGATATTACGATGTCAGTGGTGCACCGCCTCCCTCATGCGCAAATGCCAGCGAGAATACGTCGAACACATCATTCGCCAGAAATGCTCCGACCTAATCATCTCTCCACAAGACCGTGCGCGGCTAGACAACCTGGACCCTTACTGGGAAACCATGGACCGCTACAGCAATGCCACCCACGGCAAACGCGGGAAAGGTGACCTTATCGTCAGCGCCAGGCATCCAGACACAGGTGAACACCTCAAAGTCGCAATCTGGTTCAACTTCGGCTCCGTGCAGATCAGAGAACGTAGCCCCGTCTTCCACGAGACCGATCTCTTTCGTTTACCCTGCTGCAGCACCACGCATCCCTGCCGGATGCCAGACCACCTTCTCAGAAGCCCATGGACGGAGGAGAAACTTGAACTTCTTTCCCTCCTCTCGAACGAGGCGTACATCGACGAGGATGGTAAGTTCGAACGATCGAAGGGGATATTGCGCCAACTGGTTATCGATCGTGACTTCGAGACGTTTCGACGTCTCCTGGAGTTGCATATTCGAGTCAAGATATATTTGTACCCGCTACGTTGGCCGGTTAGATCGAATATCTTTAGAGTGGCGGCTCGGTGTGCTCAGCCTGAGAATATACACAACGATCCTTTTTTGAGATTGTTGTTCACCGAGCATCGCGGTGAGATACCGCAGACGGACCACTCGATATGGAAGCTCGTGGAGAAATTTGACAAATCGTGA
- the ATP7 gene encoding ATP synthase d subunit (EggNog:ENOG410PN6K~COG:C): MAVARSAALKLDWTKVASSLGLRGGTATSLQAFKKRNDDARRKVQTLSEAPQTIDFEHYRSVLKNKAIVDEIEKQFKAFKPQTYDVNRQLKAIEAFEAQAVTSAEATKGKVEEELKYLEKTLENIETARPWEDLTVDDVVTAQPEIEKKTAELVKRGIWMPPGYKEKYGDLSFL; encoded by the exons ATGGCTGTAGCA CGCAGCGCAGCACTCAAACTCGACTGGACCAAGGTCGCCAGCTCCCTCGGTCTCCGGGGCGGCACGGCCACTTCGCTCCAGGCCTTCAAGAAACGCAACGATGATGCCCGCCGCAAGGTGCAGACCCTCTCCGAGGCGCCCCAGACTATCGACTTTGAGCATTACCGCTCCGTCCTGAAGAACAAGGCCATCGTGGACGAGATCGAGAAGCAGTTCAAGGCTTTCAAGCCCCAGACATACGATGTCAACCGCCAATTGAAGGCCATCGAGGCCTTTGAGGCCCAGGCCGTTACTAGCGCCGAGGCCACCAAGGGCAAGGTTGAAGAGGAATTGAAGTATTTGGAAAAGACCTTGGAGAACATTGAGACTGCTAGACCATGGGAGGATCTCACTGTG GACGACGTTGTCACTGCTCAACCTGAGATTGAGAAGAAGACCGCTGAGTTGGTGAAGAGGGGTATCTGGATGCCACCAGGCTACAAG GAGAAATATGGTGATCTCTCCTTCCTTTAA